In Streptococcus pneumoniae, the sequence AGCAATGATTCTGAAAGTATCTATGAGGTGGTGACACGACCAAACAAACCAGCTGCTTCATGGGAAAATCCTGAAAATCCTCAACACCAACAAGCTTTTGTCAGTCTGTATGACGATGAAAAAGGGGTGACTGTATCCAATAAGGGATTGAATGAATACGAAATCCTTGGGGATAACACCATTGCCGTGACCATTTTGCGTGCATCAGGTGAGCTAGGTGACTGGGGCTACTTCCCAACGCCAGAAGCACAATGCTTGCGTGAGTTTGAAGTCGAGTTTGCACTTGAATGCCACCAAGCCCAAGAACGCTTTTCAGCTTTCCGTCGTGCCAAAGCCTTGCAGACACCGTTTACCAGCCTTCAGCTTGCTAGACAGGAAGGAAGCGTGGTTGCGACTGGTAGCCTCTTGAGCCATTCTGTTCTCAGCATACCGCAAGTTTGTCCAACAGCCTTTAAAGTGGCGGAAAATGAAGAAGGCTATGTCTTCCGTTACTATAATATGAGTCAAGAAAATGTGCGCATATCAGAACATCAACAAACCATTCTTGACTTACTTGAGCGACCATATCCAGTTCATTCAGGACCATTGGATCCACAAGAGATTCGTACAGAATTCATCAAAAAAGAAGAAATTTAATTTCAAAAAGTAAACATCAAAAGAAAGGAGGGGCGAAAAAGTAAGAACTAACTGCTGATTCGCCCCTTTTTATGGTAAAAACAATGACCATTGCAACGATTGATATCGGAGGGACTGGGATTAAGTTTGCCAGTCTGACTCCTGATGGGAAAATACTGTATAAGACAAGTATTTCAACGCCTGAAAACTTGGAGGATTTACTAGCGTGGCTAGATCAACGCTTGTCAGAACAGGATTACAGTGGGATTGCTATGAGCGTTCCAGGTGCGGTCAATCAAGAGACAGGTGTGATTGATGGCTTCAGTGCGGTGCCCTACATCCATGGCTTTTCTTGGTATGAGGCGCTTAGCTCTTATCAGCTACCTGTCCATTTAGAAAATGATGCCAACTGCGTTGGACTCAGTGAACTACTAGCTCATCCAGAGCTTGAAAATGCAGCCTGTGTCGTGATTGGGACAGGGATTGGCGGAGCCATGATTATCAATGGTAGACTTCATCGAGGTCGCCACGGTCTGGGTGGAGAATTTGGCTACATGACAACCCTTGCCCCTGCTGAAAAACTTAATAACTGGTCGCAACTAGCATCAACTGGGAATATGGTACGATACGTGATTGAAAAATCTGGTCATACTGATTGGGACGGTCGCAAGATTTACCAAGAGGCCGCAGCTGGTAATGCTCTTTGTCAAGAAGCCATTGAGCGCATGAACCGCAATCTGGCGCAAGGCTTGCTCAATATCCAGTATCTCATCGATCCAGATGTCATCAGTCTGGGTGGCTCTATCAGTCAAAATCCAGATTTTATCCAAGATGTCAAGAAGGCTGTTGATAACTTTGTCGATACCTACGAAGAATACACGGTCGCACCAGTTATCCAGGCCTGCACCTATCACGCAGATGCCAATCTCTACGGTGCTCTTGTCAACTGGCTACAGGAGGAAAAGCAATGGTAAGATTTACAGGACTTAGTCCCAAACAAACGCAAGCTATTGAGGTTTTAAAAGGTCACATTTCTCTACCAGATGTGGAAGTGGCTGTCACTCAGTCTGACCAAGCCTCTATCTCTATCGAGGGTGAGGAAGGTCACTATCAATTGACCTACCGCAAACCTCACCAACTTTATCGTGCCTTATCCTTGTTGGTAACAGTTCTAGCAGAAGCTGATAAAGTAGAGATTGAGGAACAAGCAGCTTACGAAGATTTGGCTTACATGGTTGACTGTTCTCGAAATGCGGTGCTGAATGTGGCTTCTGCCAAGCAGATGATTGAGGTCTTGGCTCTCATGGGCTACTCAACCTTTGAGCTTTACATGGAAGACACTTACCAGATTGAAGGGCAGCCTTACTTTGGCTATTTCCGTGGAGCTTATTCAGCAGAGGAGTTGCAGGAAATCGAAGCCTATGCCCAACAGTTTGACATGACCTTTGTACCATGCATCCAGACCTTGGCCCACTTGTCGGCCTTTGTCAAATGGGGTGTCAAGGAAGTGCAGGAGCTCCGTGATGTAGAGGACATTCTTCTCATTGGCGAAGAAAAGGTTTATGACCTGATTGATGGCATGTTTGCCACGTTGTCTAAACTGAAGACTCGCAAGGTCAATATCGGGATGGACGAAGCCCACTTGGTTGGTTTGGGACGCTACCTGATTTTGAACGGTGTTGTGGATCGTAGTCTCCTCATGTGCCAACACTTGGAGCGCGTGCTGGATATTGCTGACAAATATGGTTTCCACTGCCAGATGTGGAGTGATATGTTCTTCAAACTCATGTCAGCGGATGGCCAGTACGACCGTGATGTGGAAATTCCAGAGGAAACTCGTGTCTACCTAGACCGTCTCAAAGACCGTGTGACTCTGGTTTACTGGGATTATTATCAGGATAGCGAGGAAAAATACAACCGTAATTTCCGCAATCATCACAAGATTAGCCATGACCTTGCATTTGCAGGGGGAGCTTGGAAGTGGATTGGCTTTACACCTCACAACCATTTTAGCCGTCTAGTGGCTATCGAGGCTGATAAAGCCTGCCGTGCCAATCAGATTAAAGAAGTCATCGTAACGGGTTGGGGAGACAATGGTGGTGAAACTGCCCAGTTCTCTATCCTACCAAGCTTGCAAATCTGGGCAGAACTCAGCTATCGCAATGACCTAGATAGTTTGTCTGCGCATTTCAAGACCAATACTGGTCTAACGGTTGAGGATTTTATGCAGATTGATCTTGCCAACCTCTTACCAGACCTACCAGGTAATCTCAGTGGCATCAATCCCAACCGCTATGTCTTTTATCAGGATGTTCTCTGTCCGATACTTGACCGACACATGACACCTGAACAGGACAAGCCACACTTCGCTCAGGCTGCTGAGACGCTTGCTAACATTAAAGAAAAAGCTGGAAACTATGCTTATCTCTTTGAAACTCAGGCCCAGTTGAATGCTATTTTAAGTAGCAAAGTAGATGTGGGACGACGCATTCGTCAGGCCTACCAAGCGGATGATAAAGAAAGTTTACAACAAATCGCCAGACAAGAATTACCAGAACTTAGAAGCCAAATTGAAGACTTCCATGCCCTCTTTAGTCACCAATGGCTGAAAGAAAACAAGGTCTTTGGTTTGGATACAGTTGACATCCGTATGGGCGGACTCTTGCAACGCATCAAACGAGCAGAAAGCCGTATCGAGGTTTATCTGGCTGGCCAGCTTGACCGCATCGACGAGCTGGAAGTTGAAATCCTACCATTTACTGACTTCTACGCAGACAAGGATTTCGCAGCAACTACAGCTAACCAGTGGCATACCATTGCGACAGCTTCGATGATTTATACGACTTAATACTCTTCGAAAATCTCTTCAAACCACGTCAGCTTCCATCTACAACCTCAAAACAGTGTTTTGAGCAGCCTGCAGCTAGCTTCCTAGTTTGCTCTTTGATTTTCATTGAGTATAAAAACAAGAACACCTTGCTTGGCGCAGGGTGTTTCGCGTGAAACAGAAGAATTATCTGGTTTCAAATGCTACAGTTAGACAAACTTATGATAAAGTCGGGATTATAACACAGAGATAAGAAGAAATAGATAGTGGGACGAGTTTAAATAGGATTACTCGCTATGAAATGTTAATTACTTTTGATGGCTTAACAAATATTATCAATAATGTAGTCATTCGAATGATTTCCCTTGCAATATAGTGAAATTAACAAAAAGAAAAAACGCTGATCAAGCGTTTTTCTTCTGTATTGATTCGTATTGAATGCTTACTTAACTTCTGTAAACACAACGTGTTTGCGAAGTTTTGGTGAGTATTTCTTCAATTGAAGGCGGTCTGGAGTGTTACGTTTGTTTTTAGAAGTAAGGTACAAGCGTTCACCAGATTCTTTGTGTTCAAGTGTAATATTTACGCGCATGGTATCTCCCTTCTATTATTCAGCTGATGCAGCTTTAGCGATTTTACGTCCTTTGTAGTATCCTTTAAGTGATACACGGTGAGAACGTGAGTAATCTCCAGTAGTTTCGTCAAAGTTTACAGATGGAGCTGTTACTTTGTAGTGTGTACGACGTTTGTTTTTCTTCGATTTTGAAGTGCGACGTGCAGGTACTGCCATTTTGATTTCTCCTTTAGGTATTTATATTCGATTCAATCTACTGATTTTCATCAACCATACTAGGATAACACATTTTTTTTGTAAAGTAAAGTTACTTGACAAAAAAAGATGAAAAAATTCTCCTATCCGACACGGCAGACAGGAGAAGGTGTTAAATATCAATCTCAAATGGTTCGTCAATGGTTTCTGATACGTATTTTCCGTCTTTCTTCCGTTGCTTGACACACTCTGTGAGGAGATATTCGATTTGCCCATTGACTGAACGAAAGTCGTCTTCTGCCCATGATGCGAGTGCAGCGTATAACTTTGTTGAGAGTCGAAGGGGGATCTGCTTTTTTTTAGCTTCAGCCATCTTTAGTAAAGACTTCCTGTGTTGACAATTGGTTGTGCATCATGATTGCCACAAAGAACGACAAGGAGATTTGAAACCATGGCAGCTTTTCGTTCTTCGTCAAGTTCTACCAATTCCCCTTCATTGAGCCGTTCTAGTGCCATTTCAACCATTCCTACAGCACCATCTACAATCATCTTCCGTGCATCAATAATGGCAGATGCTTGTTGGCGTTGAAGCATAACGGCAGCAATTTCTGGAGCATAAGCTAGGTAAGTGATACGTGCTTCAAGGATTTCCAAGCCAGCATCTTCTACGCGACTTTGAATTTCCTCACGAATACGGTTAGCAACAATTTCGCTAGAGCCACGGAGACTACCTTCATCTGCTTGCCCGTCACCCGTAGTATCCACATTAGGAGACACATCGTAAGGATAGATGCGGACAATATTACGGAGGGCGCTATCACATTGCAATGAAAGATATTCTTTGTAGTTATCAACGTTGAAGACTGCCTTAGCGGTATCGACAACTCTCCAAGTTACCGCGATACCGATTTCTACAGGGTTTCCTAAGCAATCATTGATTTTTTGACGAGAATTGCTCAAGGTCATGACTTTGAGGGAAATGTGTTTCTTGCCAATTTCAAGATTTACATCATTGTCATTTGATGATTTAGCTCCTAAAAAAGGAGATTTTGTGCTAACATCACCACTTTGTCCAAGTCGAGTGTGGTTTGCAGGGTTGACTGCTACGCTGAAGGGATTGACAAAGTAAAAACCAGGTTCTTTGATGGTACCTGTATAATTACCAAAGAGTGTCAGAACCAGAGCTTCCTGAGGTTTGACAACTTTTAAACCAGCATGAGCTAGACCTGCAATTACGATTAGTAAAGGTCCGATAATAATTCCAAAAATGTTTTCCGAACCAACACCCATTATAAATATAAAGATACCAAGTACGATTGTCAACTCAATGAGAATCAATGCGAATACACCATTTGGTTTTGAATTGATTAGTTTTTCAGTCATAAGAATGACCTCCCATTATTTGATATCTAAATGATATCACTTTGTTTTTAAAAGTCAATAGAAAGTTGAAAATAATCACTAAAAACTTTCAGCCCAATAATTTCTTTTAAAAGGTGAGATTATATTGTGCTCAAATACTCTTTTATTCTTATAACTTTTACACTATAATTGTAGTTAGAAAGGAAGAGAAATGTTTGATTATAGAGCACTAGTTATTTTGATGACTTTGATGGATCATTGTGAGCTATCATTATATGAATTATCTGTTAAGGTGAGCTTACCTATAAAGGAAGTCAAAGAAGGAATAGATTATTTAGTGCCTTATCTAGCTAATAAAGGGATAGTGCTGGATAAAAAGCAAGGTCGCTATAGTTTATCAAATCGTACGAAGCAGTCTTTGACAGATATTATTAAGTCGGATGAATTGGTTTTACCAAAGTCGACTCGCTTAGCTTTAATCTATCTTTACACTTTTTGCCGATTAGATTTTATATCGAATAATCATTACCAAGACTTTTTGAAAGTAAGTAAGAATACAACCTTATCTGATATTCAATCATTAAGAAAGATTATGTTAGATAATGATTTGGAGCTAGGGTACAGTAGAGCAAAAGGTTATACTTTACACGGTTCAGAGTGGAATAAGCACCGCTTAGCTTTTCAAATGGTTAGTGAGTTGCTGGAATCCTCCATAGGGATTTGGGGTTTGGATTATGTTTTATCCAGTTGGGGGTATTCATTAACTTATGATTTGATAAATCAGGTAGTTAAAGATTATTATGAGAAGCTACAGCTAGTACCTATTGTTAATCAATTAAAAGTTTGCCTTTTCGGTTTAGTATTCATTCTGTGTAGGTATCAAAGGGATGTTGAAAGAGTATGTCTTTCAGAGACATTAGTATCTCCTGTTATTCAAGATATAACCACTATTTTATTGGATACAGTGGTTGATTTGGGAATTATAGATACGGTGTTTTCTGAGGATGATTATCGCTATATCACAGTTTTATTATCAAGTTGCTTTGAAGGTGAAGTAGATGTTGCTCCGGTTTACTTTAATCAATTAACAGAGGCTATTATAAGTAGAATGGAAGATATTTCTTTGTTACATTTTAAACAAAGGGAAGGATTGAGAGAAAATCTTCGCCGCCACCTTATACCGGCTTACTATAGATTAAAGTTCGGCCTACCTAGTTCAAATGAATATGTATTGCATGTTAAAGAACATTATCCTGATTTATTTGAATTAGTCAAAGATTCTTTGATGCCCTTGATGGACGCTATTGACAATCCCATACCTGATAGTGAAACAGCATATTTTGTTATCCATTTCGGAGGTTATTTAAAGAAAGCAGATACTTTGCCTCAAAAATGCTATAAAGCAGCAATCATTTGTCCTAATGGTGTTAGTTCTTCATTGATGTTAAAAGAGAATCTATTAGCATTATTTCCTCAAATTGAGTTTATAGGAACCTCAAAGATTGATGATTTACAGGTGAAAGCTAGTAGTGACTATGATATGGTTTTTTCTACCATAAAGGTGGAGACAGAAAAGCCAAATTATCTAGTTTCGGTTATGATGACTGAAGAGCAAGCAATACAACTAGTAGAACTAGTGTTAAAAGATTTTCCGAATTTAGAGTATGGAGATTTTGAGATTGAACAAATCCTGAATATTGTCAAAAGATATGGAATTATTACACAAGAATTGGAATTAAGATTGGCGTTAAAGAATTATCTTTATCAAAAAAATGATAGAAAGGAAATTGTACCAGTGCTAGAACAACTTATTACCAAAGAAACCTATCAGGTTAGTTCGCAAAAATTAGGATGGAAGGAGGCGATTCGTTTAGCAGCTAAACCGCTTTTGGATCAAGATAAGATAACTGAGAACTACCCTGAGGCAATGATTCAAAAAGTAGAAGAGTTTGGACCTTTTATTAATTTAGGGAAGGGAGTAGCAATTCCTCACGCTCGGCCAGATGAAGGTGTGAATGAAATAGGAATGTCAATGTTAGTTTTGGAAGAACCGATTTATTTATTGGATAATCCAGAACAAGAGGTAAGATTGTTGATTTGTATTGCAGCCATTGATAATGAGAGTCATTTAAAGGCTTTGTCACATTTAACAACAATTTTAAGAGATAAAAATCATGTTCAAACTTTAATATCATCAAAAAACTATGATGACATTAAAATGATAATTAAACAGGAGGATTAGATAATGTTAAAAATTGGTACAGCTTGTGGTTCAGGATTAGGTTCAAGTTTTATGGTACAGATGAATATTGAATCTGTATTGAGTGATTTGAATGTTTCGGATGTAGAAGTTGAACATTATGATTTAGGTGGAGCAGATCCAAATGCAGCTGATATTTGGATTGTTGGTCGTGATCTAGCTGATTCAGCTAGTCATCTTGGAGATGTTCGTATCTTAAATAGTATTATTGATATGGATGAACTACGAGAATTAATTACTAAACTTTGTGAAGAAAAAGGACTTATATAGGAGGCTAGCGTCATGATGAAGTTCATATTGGATATTGTTAGTACACCAGCTATTTTAGTAGCTTTAATTGCAATTTTAGGATTAGTTCTTCAGAAGAAGAAATTACCTGATATTATTAAAGGTGGAATTAAGACCTTTGTTGGTTTCTTAGTTGTATCTGGTGGTGCAGGAATTGTACAAAATTCTTTAAATCCATTTGGTACCATGTTTGAGCATGCTTTTCATTTATCTGGCGTTGTGCCGAATAATGAAGCAATTGTAGCTGTAGCTTTAACAACATATGGCTCAGCTACTGCAATGATTATGTTTGCAGGCATGGTGTTCAATATCTTAATCGCTCGTTTTACTCGATTTAAATATATTTTTTTAACAGGGCACCACACTCTATATATGGCATGTATGATTGCGGTCATTTTATCAGTTGCTGGCTTTACTAGCTTGCCTCTTATCTTACTAGGAGGATTAGCACTCGGTATTATTATGAGTATTTCCCCAGCATTTGTGCAAAAATATATGGTTCAATTAACTGGAAATGACAAGGTAGCTTTAGGTCATTTCAGTTCTTTGGGATATTGGTTGAGTGGTTTTACTGGTAGCCTTATCGGTGACAAATCAAAATCAACAGAGGACATTAAATTTCCAAAGAGTTTAGCTTTTTTACGTGATAGTACTGTTAGTATCACTTTATCCATGGCAGTTATTTACATTATTGTAGCTATCTTTGCAGGGTCAGAATATATAGAAAAAGAAATCAGTAGTGGTACAAGTGGTCTAGTTTATGCTTTACAATTAGCAGGTCAATTTGCAGCAGGGGTATTTGTTATTTTAGCAGGTGTTCGCCTTATTTTGGGCGAAATTGTTCCAGCCTTTAAAGGTATTTCAGAGCGTCTTGTACCTAATTCAAAACCTGCTTTGGATTGTCCGATTGTTTATACTTATGCACCCAATGCAGTTCTAATTGGATTTATCTCTAGTTTTGTTGGTGGTTTAGTAAGTATGGCAATTATGATTGCTTCAGGAACGGTTGTTATCTTACCAGGCGTTGTGCCTCATTTCTTCTGTGGAGCGACTGCAGGTGTCATTGGGAATGCATCTGGTGGTGTTCGTGGAGCCACTATTGGAGCATTTTTACAAGGTATTTTAATCAGTTTTCTTCCAGTCTTTTTAATGCCAGTTTTGGGAGGACTTGGTTTCCAAGGATCAACTTTCTCAGATGCAGATTTTGGTCTATCAGGAATTATTTTAGGAATGTTAAATCAATTTGGCTCACAAGCAGGCATTGTGATTGGTCTTGTTCTTATTTTAGCAGTTATGTTTGGAGTATCCTTTATTAAAAAGCCATCTGCAAAGGAGGAATAAGGGATGATTTTAAGTAAAAATAGAGAAGATGGGTTAAGAAAATTTGCGACTAACATCCGATTAAATACTCTTAGAACATTGAATCATCTTGGATTCGGACATTACGGAGGAAGTTTGTCTATCGTAGAAGTGTTAGCAGTGCTTTATGGTGAAATAATGCCAATGACTCCAGAAATATTTGCAGCACGAGATAGAGATTATTTCATATTATCAAAAGGTCATGGAGGACCAGCTCTATACAGTACACTCTATTTGAATGGTTTCTTTGACAAAGAATTCTTATATTCTTTAAATACAAATGGAACCAAATTACCGTCTCATCCTGATAGAAATCTAACGCCAGGCATAGATATGACAACGGGCTCTTTAGGACAAGGAATTAGTGTTGCAACTGGACTTGCATATGGTCAGAGAATAAGAAAGAGTCCCTTTTATACTTACGCTATTGTTGGAGATGGTGAGTTAAATGAGGGACAATGTTGGGAGGCTATACAGTTTGCTTCTCATCAACAGTTATCCAACTTAATTGTATTTGTTGATGATAACAAAAAACAATTAGATGGTTTTACAAAGGATATTTGTAATTCAGGTGATTTCGTAGAAAAATTTTCAGCATTTGGATTTGAATCCATTAGGGTCAAAGGTTCAGATATTAGAGAAATTTATGAAGGGATTGTCCAATTAAAACAGTCAAATAATTCATCACCTAAGTGCATTGTATTAGATACTATTAAAGGTCAAGGGGTTCAAGAGCTGGAAGAAATGAAATCCAATCATCATCTTCGCCCTACTGTAGAGGAGAAACAAATGTTAACTTCAGTTGTAGAAAGATTAAGTCAGGAATTGGAGGAAACAGAATGATGAGAAGTACGAAAGAATTACGGCATGTATATAGAGACTTCCTTTTAGAGGCTAATCAAAGTGATTCTGATATAGTAGTCTTAGAAGCCGATTTGTCAAGTTCGATGGCTACTCATAATCTTGAAAAGGACTTTGGAGACCGTTATGTGAATGTTGGGATTATGGAAGCAGAAATGGTCGGCCTTGCAGCAGGCTTGTCTATTCAGGGGTTTAGACCTTATCTTCATACATTTGGTCCTTTTGCTTCACGAAGAGTATTTGATCAATTATTTATTTCTCTTGGATACGCACAATTGGATGCCACTGTGATTGGATCAGATGCAGGAGTAACTGCAGAAATGAATGGTGGGACACATATGCCATTTGAAGAAATTGGATTGTTACGTTTAATTCCTAAATCGATCATTTTTGAAGCAACTGATGATATCCAATTTCGTGAAATATTGAACCAGACATTAGACTTAAAAGGACTAAAATATATTCGAACAATTAGAAAAGCTCCAGTTCCTGTGTATCAAGGTGGAGAAGATTTTTCTAAAGGCTACATTGAGTTAAGGCATGGTGAAGATGTTGTAATCGTTGCTTCTGGCATAATGGTTGCTCCAAGTATTCGAGTTGCAGATGAACTGTCTAAATTAGGTTATTCAGTAGGTGTGATAGATTTATTTAGAATCAAACCGATACCAGAACAGATAAAAACAATGTTAAGTGGAAAAACTATATTTACTGTAGAAAACCACAATCAGATAGGTGGAATTGGCAGTGCTGTATGTGAATTATTCTCTGATGATGGAATAACAAAAATTCATCGGATGGGTGTTCAAGAAAGATTTGGTCAAGTAGGGAAAATGGATTATCTTCTTAATGAGTATGGTTTGAGTGAATCGAATATAAAAGAGAAGGTTCTAGAAATTTATAATGCAAGATAGATGTTAAATACACTTATTTGAAAGAATTTCTGTAAAAATTACAGTACGTTATTTAAAGAAAGCGGATTAAAAAGCATATTCTGGTCATCAGAAAGTGCACTAATCCGCTTTGTTGTTTTTAATTTTAAATATTTCACATGCGTATAGAATTTTCTGAAAATTCAAGAATTTTATTCTGTTCATTGCCTTTAAATTGTGCTATAATAGTAAAAACTGAAATGGGAGGGATAAGATGACTGAATTAGATAAACGTCACCGCAGTAGCATTTATGACAGCATGGTTAAATCACCTAACCGTGCTATGCTTCGTGCGACTGGTATGACAGATAAGGACTTTGAAACACCGATTGTGGGAGTGATTTCGACTTGGGCAGAAAATACACCATGTAACATTCACTTGCATGATTTCGGGAAACTGGCTAAAGAAGGTGTCAAATCTGCAGGCGCTTGGCCTGTACAGTTTGGAACCATTACCGTAGCAGACGGGATCGCTATGGGAACGCCTGGTATGCGTTTCTCTCTAACATCTCGTGACATTATCGCGGACTCCATCGAGGCGGCTATGAGTGGTCACAACGTCGATGCCTTTGTCGCTATC encodes:
- a CDS encoding PTS ascorbate transporter subunit IIC encodes the protein MMKFILDIVSTPAILVALIAILGLVLQKKKLPDIIKGGIKTFVGFLVVSGGAGIVQNSLNPFGTMFEHAFHLSGVVPNNEAIVAVALTTYGSATAMIMFAGMVFNILIARFTRFKYIFLTGHHTLYMACMIAVILSVAGFTSLPLILLGGLALGIIMSISPAFVQKYMVQLTGNDKVALGHFSSLGYWLSGFTGSLIGDKSKSTEDIKFPKSLAFLRDSTVSITLSMAVIYIIVAIFAGSEYIEKEISSGTSGLVYALQLAGQFAAGVFVILAGVRLILGEIVPAFKGISERLVPNSKPALDCPIVYTYAPNAVLIGFISSFVGGLVSMAIMIASGTVVILPGVVPHFFCGATAGVIGNASGGVRGATIGAFLQGILISFLPVFLMPVLGGLGFQGSTFSDADFGLSGIILGMLNQFGSQAGIVIGLVLILAVMFGVSFIKKPSAKEE
- a CDS encoding transketolase family protein, which encodes MMRSTKELRHVYRDFLLEANQSDSDIVVLEADLSSSMATHNLEKDFGDRYVNVGIMEAEMVGLAAGLSIQGFRPYLHTFGPFASRRVFDQLFISLGYAQLDATVIGSDAGVTAEMNGGTHMPFEEIGLLRLIPKSIIFEATDDIQFREILNQTLDLKGLKYIRTIRKAPVPVYQGGEDFSKGYIELRHGEDVVIVASGIMVAPSIRVADELSKLGYSVGVIDLFRIKPIPEQIKTMLSGKTIFTVENHNQIGGIGSAVCELFSDDGITKIHRMGVQERFGQVGKMDYLLNEYGLSESNIKEKVLEIYNAR
- a CDS encoding transketolase, whose amino-acid sequence is MILSKNREDGLRKFATNIRLNTLRTLNHLGFGHYGGSLSIVEVLAVLYGEIMPMTPEIFAARDRDYFILSKGHGGPALYSTLYLNGFFDKEFLYSLNTNGTKLPSHPDRNLTPGIDMTTGSLGQGISVATGLAYGQRIRKSPFYTYAIVGDGELNEGQCWEAIQFASHQQLSNLIVFVDDNKKQLDGFTKDICNSGDFVEKFSAFGFESIRVKGSDIREIYEGIVQLKQSNNSSPKCIVLDTIKGQGVQELEEMKSNHHLRPTVEEKQMLTSVVERLSQELEETE
- a CDS encoding PTS sugar transporter subunit IIB, which encodes MLKIGTACGSGLGSSFMVQMNIESVLSDLNVSDVEVEHYDLGGADPNAADIWIVGRDLADSASHLGDVRILNSIIDMDELRELITKLCEEKGLI
- a CDS encoding beta-N-acetylhexosaminidase, giving the protein MVRFTGLSPKQTQAIEVLKGHISLPDVEVAVTQSDQASISIEGEEGHYQLTYRKPHQLYRALSLLVTVLAEADKVEIEEQAAYEDLAYMVDCSRNAVLNVASAKQMIEVLALMGYSTFELYMEDTYQIEGQPYFGYFRGAYSAEELQEIEAYAQQFDMTFVPCIQTLAHLSAFVKWGVKEVQELRDVEDILLIGEEKVYDLIDGMFATLSKLKTRKVNIGMDEAHLVGLGRYLILNGVVDRSLLMCQHLERVLDIADKYGFHCQMWSDMFFKLMSADGQYDRDVEIPEETRVYLDRLKDRVTLVYWDYYQDSEEKYNRNFRNHHKISHDLAFAGGAWKWIGFTPHNHFSRLVAIEADKACRANQIKEVIVTGWGDNGGETAQFSILPSLQIWAELSYRNDLDSLSAHFKTNTGLTVEDFMQIDLANLLPDLPGNLSGINPNRYVFYQDVLCPILDRHMTPEQDKPHFAQAAETLANIKEKAGNYAYLFETQAQLNAILSSKVDVGRRIRQAYQADDKESLQQIARQELPELRSQIEDFHALFSHQWLKENKVFGLDTVDIRMGGLLQRIKRAESRIEVYLAGQLDRIDELEVEILPFTDFYADKDFAATTANQWHTIATASMIYTT
- a CDS encoding SPFH domain-containing protein, encoding MTEKLINSKPNGVFALILIELTIVLGIFIFIMGVGSENIFGIIIGPLLIVIAGLAHAGLKVVKPQEALVLTLFGNYTGTIKEPGFYFVNPFSVAVNPANHTRLGQSGDVSTKSPFLGAKSSNDNDVNLEIGKKHISLKVMTLSNSRQKINDCLGNPVEIGIAVTWRVVDTAKAVFNVDNYKEYLSLQCDSALRNIVRIYPYDVSPNVDTTGDGQADEGSLRGSSEIVANRIREEIQSRVEDAGLEILEARITYLAYAPEIAAVMLQRQQASAIIDARKMIVDGAVGMVEMALERLNEGELVELDEERKAAMVSNLLVVLCGNHDAQPIVNTGSLY
- a CDS encoding BglG family transcription antiterminator — translated: MFDYRALVILMTLMDHCELSLYELSVKVSLPIKEVKEGIDYLVPYLANKGIVLDKKQGRYSLSNRTKQSLTDIIKSDELVLPKSTRLALIYLYTFCRLDFISNNHYQDFLKVSKNTTLSDIQSLRKIMLDNDLELGYSRAKGYTLHGSEWNKHRLAFQMVSELLESSIGIWGLDYVLSSWGYSLTYDLINQVVKDYYEKLQLVPIVNQLKVCLFGLVFILCRYQRDVERVCLSETLVSPVIQDITTILLDTVVDLGIIDTVFSEDDYRYITVLLSSCFEGEVDVAPVYFNQLTEAIISRMEDISLLHFKQREGLRENLRRHLIPAYYRLKFGLPSSNEYVLHVKEHYPDLFELVKDSLMPLMDAIDNPIPDSETAYFVIHFGGYLKKADTLPQKCYKAAIICPNGVSSSLMLKENLLALFPQIEFIGTSKIDDLQVKASSDYDMVFSTIKVETEKPNYLVSVMMTEEQAIQLVELVLKDFPNLEYGDFEIEQILNIVKRYGIITQELELRLALKNYLYQKNDRKEIVPVLEQLITKETYQVSSQKLGWKEAIRLAAKPLLDQDKITENYPEAMIQKVEEFGPFINLGKGVAIPHARPDEGVNEIGMSMLVLEEPIYLLDNPEQEVRLLICIAAIDNESHLKALSHLTTILRDKNHVQTLISSKNYDDIKMIIKQED
- the rpmG gene encoding 50S ribosomal protein L33; translation: MRVNITLEHKESGERLYLTSKNKRNTPDRLQLKKYSPKLRKHVVFTEVK
- a CDS encoding ROK family protein, which codes for MTIATIDIGGTGIKFASLTPDGKILYKTSISTPENLEDLLAWLDQRLSEQDYSGIAMSVPGAVNQETGVIDGFSAVPYIHGFSWYEALSSYQLPVHLENDANCVGLSELLAHPELENAACVVIGTGIGGAMIINGRLHRGRHGLGGEFGYMTTLAPAEKLNNWSQLASTGNMVRYVIEKSGHTDWDGRKIYQEAAAGNALCQEAIERMNRNLAQGLLNIQYLIDPDVISLGGSISQNPDFIQDVKKAVDNFVDTYEEYTVAPVIQACTYHADANLYGALVNWLQEEKQW
- the rpmF gene encoding 50S ribosomal protein L32 encodes the protein MAVPARRTSKSKKNKRRTHYKVTAPSVNFDETTGDYSRSHRVSLKGYYKGRKIAKAASAE
- a CDS encoding PTS ascorbate transporter subunit IIC, yielding MAEAKKKQIPLRLSTKLYAALASWAEDDFRSVNGQIEYLLTECVKQRKKDGKYVSETIDEPFEIDI